Proteins encoded in a region of the Nocardia asteroides genome:
- a CDS encoding branched-chain amino acid ABC transporter substrate-binding protein, which translates to MAVGAAAALVLTGCSDKSTSSGSDSSGTNGAGGLSIQPVLQVDQQGKEVPKADASAAADPAGDGKATCAPGTAIAMAGALTGPDAALGINIVNGVKLALDKHNKANPGCKIELKQFDTEGDPQKATQVIPQIVNDRSIIGLVGPAFSGETKATGKILSDAGLVSVTSSATNATLTQNGWTTFFRGLANDDVQGPSVAKYLVNTAGYKKVCVIQDNTDYGTGLAKSITDGLGAAADPACAASIKKGDKDFSATVTKVAAANPDAIFYSGYYSEGAPLAQQLKSGGVNAVFVSADGTNDPQFVTQAGSAAKGAKLSCPCGPAPEQFAKDYEALNGQAPGVYSVEAYDLTTILAKGIDGGKVTRPDLLDHVRTYDGAGLARQYKWDPNGELSNALIWVYEVK; encoded by the coding sequence CTGGCCGTCGGCGCCGCCGCCGCGCTGGTGCTGACCGGTTGTAGCGACAAATCCACCAGCAGCGGTTCGGATTCCTCGGGCACCAACGGCGCGGGCGGCTTGTCCATCCAGCCGGTCTTGCAGGTCGACCAGCAGGGCAAGGAGGTGCCGAAGGCGGACGCGTCCGCGGCGGCCGATCCCGCGGGCGACGGCAAGGCGACCTGCGCGCCGGGCACGGCCATCGCGATGGCGGGCGCGCTGACCGGTCCGGACGCCGCGCTGGGCATCAACATCGTCAACGGCGTCAAGCTCGCGCTCGACAAGCACAACAAGGCCAACCCCGGTTGCAAGATCGAGCTCAAGCAGTTCGACACCGAGGGTGACCCCCAGAAGGCCACCCAGGTGATCCCGCAGATCGTCAACGATCGGTCGATCATCGGCCTGGTCGGTCCCGCGTTCTCCGGGGAGACGAAGGCGACCGGCAAAATCCTCAGCGACGCCGGGCTGGTCTCGGTCACCTCTTCGGCGACCAACGCGACGCTGACCCAGAACGGCTGGACCACCTTCTTCCGCGGTCTGGCCAACGACGACGTGCAGGGCCCGTCGGTTGCGAAGTACCTGGTCAACACCGCGGGCTACAAGAAGGTCTGCGTCATCCAGGACAACACCGACTACGGCACGGGTCTGGCGAAGTCGATCACCGACGGTCTCGGCGCCGCCGCGGACCCGGCGTGCGCGGCCAGCATCAAGAAGGGCGACAAGGACTTCTCCGCGACGGTCACCAAGGTGGCGGCCGCGAATCCGGACGCCATCTTCTACTCCGGCTACTACTCCGAGGGCGCGCCGCTGGCCCAGCAGTTGAAGTCCGGTGGCGTGAACGCGGTCTTCGTCTCCGCCGACGGCACCAACGACCCGCAGTTCGTCACCCAGGCGGGCAGCGCCGCCAAGGGCGCGAAGCTGTCGTGCCCGTGCGGTCCCGCCCCGGAGCAGTTCGCCAAGGACTACGAGGCGCTCAACGGTCAGGCGCCCGGTGTCTACTCGGTCGAGGCGTACGACCTCACCACGATCCTGGCCAAGGGCATCGACGGCGGCAAGGTGACCCGCCCGGATCTGCTCGACCATGTACGGACGTACGACGGTGCCGGCCTCGCGCGTCAGTACAAGTGGGATCCCAACGGTGAGCTGTCGAACGCGCTGATCTGGGTGTACGAGGTCAAGTAG
- a CDS encoding ANTAR domain-containing response regulator: protein MSTAAGGAGTKRDAGAKRVVVAEDEALIRMDLVEMLTEEGYQVVGEAGDGQQAVDLAVEHRPDLVIMDVKMPRRDGIDAAAEIASKRVAPVVILTAFSQRDLVERARDAGAMAYLVKPFTKSDLVPAIELAASRFHEITALESEVANLADRLETRKLVERAKGVLMQTQGLSEPQAFKWIQRTAMDRRTTMKAVAEVVLENLTPK from the coding sequence ATGAGCACAGCAGCTGGGGGCGCCGGCACCAAGCGGGACGCCGGGGCGAAGCGGGTCGTCGTCGCCGAAGACGAAGCGCTCATTCGCATGGATCTGGTCGAGATGCTGACCGAAGAGGGCTATCAGGTGGTGGGTGAGGCGGGTGACGGCCAGCAGGCAGTGGATCTCGCGGTCGAGCACCGGCCGGATCTGGTGATCATGGACGTGAAGATGCCGCGCCGCGACGGGATCGACGCGGCGGCCGAGATCGCCTCGAAACGTGTTGCACCCGTGGTTATCCTGACCGCGTTCAGCCAGCGCGATCTGGTGGAGCGGGCGCGTGACGCGGGGGCGATGGCCTACCTGGTGAAGCCGTTCACGAAATCGGATCTGGTGCCCGCCATCGAATTGGCGGCCAGCCGTTTCCACGAGATCACCGCGCTGGAGAGCGAGGTCGCGAATCTGGCCGACCGGCTGGAGACGCGCAAGCTGGTCGAGCGCGCCAAGGGTGTTCTGATGCAGACGCAGGGCCTTTCGGAGCCGCAGGCGTTCAAGTGGATTCAACGCACCGCAATGGATCGTCGCACGACGATGAAGGCGGTCGCGGAGGTCGTGTTGGAGAACCTGACGCCGAAGTGA
- a CDS encoding low molecular weight phosphatase family protein: MHVLFVCNGNVCRSVIAERLTRALAVEYDLPYLTAESAGTRALVGFPVEPLAAQTIAGLGADPGSFRARRLKPEMIDKADLVLTMTEQIRDQVVDMAFGAGSRTFTLLEAHRIARVTGARTVAELHRARNDLSLVGRENIADPVGLSAQAFCEVGDRIAEALVPLLLALAPHEQPRWPHDERRGLVIRPGGAPAPLATFLAAQRTQ; the protein is encoded by the coding sequence ATGCACGTCTTGTTCGTCTGCAACGGCAACGTTTGTCGTTCGGTGATCGCCGAGCGGCTCACGCGCGCCCTCGCGGTCGAATACGACCTTCCCTACCTCACCGCCGAGAGCGCGGGAACGCGTGCGCTCGTGGGATTTCCGGTCGAGCCGCTGGCCGCGCAAACCATCGCCGGGCTCGGCGCCGATCCCGGCAGCTTCCGGGCACGGCGCCTGAAGCCCGAGATGATCGACAAGGCCGACCTGGTGCTCACGATGACCGAGCAGATCCGCGACCAAGTCGTCGACATGGCGTTCGGCGCCGGGTCACGCACCTTCACCCTGCTGGAAGCCCACCGGATCGCCCGCGTCACCGGCGCGCGCACGGTCGCAGAATTGCACCGGGCACGCAACGACCTGTCGCTGGTCGGCCGAGAGAACATCGCCGACCCAGTCGGGCTGTCCGCTCAGGCGTTCTGCGAGGTCGGCGACCGTATCGCCGAGGCGCTCGTGCCGCTGCTGCTGGCGCTCGCCCCGCACGAACAGCCGCGCTGGCCGCACGACGAACGCCGTGGACTGGTGATCCGCCCCGGCGGCGCGCCCGCACCGCTGGCGACCTTCCTCGCCGCCCAACGCACCCAGTGA
- a CDS encoding acyl-CoA thioesterase II, protein MADPHAPRSDLDVLLGLLDLEQMDEDVFVGQHPEKVWSRTFGGQLVSQAIIAAGRTVGDRPVHAVNAHFVRGGDVKKPIEYRVDRHRDGRAFANRTVTASQDGQELFVMLAAFQDWGTGLEHAHAQPEVPDPETLPRVEESFEGLEDKLEMFVKAPHPIDMRYTNDPAWILKGTGERLNHNRVWMRADGKLPDDPLIHVATLGYSSDTTVLDSIITTHGLSWGLDRIIAATVNHSIWFHRPFRFDEWALYCTESPVAAGSRGLATGRFYSRSGDLLATTVQEGLIRHFPSRR, encoded by the coding sequence ATCGCGGACCCGCACGCGCCGCGCTCCGACCTGGATGTGCTGCTGGGTCTGCTCGATCTCGAACAGATGGACGAGGACGTGTTCGTCGGCCAGCACCCGGAGAAGGTGTGGAGCCGGACCTTCGGCGGTCAGCTCGTCTCGCAGGCGATCATTGCGGCGGGCCGCACGGTCGGTGACCGCCCGGTGCACGCCGTCAACGCGCATTTCGTGCGCGGCGGCGACGTGAAGAAGCCGATCGAGTACCGGGTGGACCGCCATCGCGACGGCCGCGCCTTCGCCAATCGCACGGTCACCGCCAGCCAGGACGGCCAGGAGCTGTTCGTCATGCTCGCCGCGTTCCAGGATTGGGGCACGGGACTCGAGCACGCGCACGCCCAGCCGGAGGTACCGGACCCGGAGACGCTGCCGCGGGTGGAGGAGAGCTTCGAAGGCTTGGAGGACAAGCTGGAGATGTTCGTCAAGGCGCCGCATCCGATCGACATGCGCTACACCAACGACCCGGCGTGGATCCTGAAGGGCACCGGGGAGCGGCTCAACCACAACCGCGTGTGGATGCGCGCGGACGGCAAGCTGCCCGACGATCCGCTGATCCACGTGGCGACGCTGGGTTATTCGTCCGACACCACGGTGCTGGACTCGATCATCACCACCCACGGGCTGTCGTGGGGTCTGGACCGCATCATCGCGGCCACGGTCAACCACTCGATCTGGTTCCACCGCCCGTTCCGTTTCGACGAGTGGGCACTGTACTGCACCGAGTCACCGGTGGCCGCGGGATCCCGTGGGCTGGCGACCGGGCGCTTCTACTCCCGCAGCGGCGATCTGCTCGCCACCACGGTGCAAGAGGGACTCATCCGCCACTTCCCCTCGCGGCGTTAG
- the pyk gene encoding pyruvate kinase, whose translation MMRRTKIVCTLGPATATEDRIRELVESGMDVARLNFSHGEHSDHAENYKKVRQASDHLGRAVGILADLQGPKIRLGRFLEGRTVWATGEEVRITVDDIDGTHDRVSTTYKELAQDAKAGDRLLVDDGKVGLIVTRVEGNDVVCRVTEGGPVSNNKGVSLPGMDVSVPALSEKDIEDLEFALKLGVDFIALSFVRSPSDVELVHDVMDRVGRRVPVIGKLEKPEAIDNLEAVVLAFDAVMVARGDLGVELPLEQVPIVQKRAIQMARENAKPVIVATQMLESMIENSRPTRAEASDVANAVLDGADAVMLSGETSVGKYPIETVRTMARIVHAVETESTRVPPLTHVPRTKRGVISYAARDIGERLNAKALVAFTQSGDTVRRLARLHTPLPLLAFTPLPEVRSQLALTWGTETFIVPTVDSTDAMIHQVDVALLSMERYQKGDLVVIVAGSPPGTVGSTNLIHVHRIGEEDH comes from the coding sequence GTGATGCGACGGACGAAGATTGTGTGCACGCTCGGACCGGCCACTGCCACCGAGGACCGTATCCGCGAACTCGTCGAGAGCGGTATGGACGTAGCTCGGCTGAACTTCAGCCACGGTGAGCACTCCGACCATGCCGAGAACTACAAGAAGGTGCGTCAGGCCTCCGACCACCTCGGCCGGGCGGTCGGCATTCTGGCCGACCTGCAGGGTCCCAAGATCCGCCTCGGCCGCTTCCTGGAAGGCAGAACCGTCTGGGCGACGGGTGAAGAGGTCCGCATCACCGTCGACGACATCGACGGGACCCACGATCGCGTGTCCACCACCTACAAGGAACTGGCGCAGGACGCCAAGGCAGGCGATCGCCTGCTGGTCGACGACGGCAAGGTCGGCCTCATCGTCACTCGCGTCGAGGGCAACGACGTGGTCTGCCGGGTCACCGAGGGCGGTCCGGTCTCCAACAACAAGGGCGTCTCGCTGCCGGGCATGGACGTGTCGGTGCCCGCGCTGTCCGAGAAGGACATCGAGGACCTGGAATTCGCGCTGAAGCTAGGCGTGGACTTCATCGCGCTGTCGTTCGTGCGGTCCCCGTCCGATGTCGAGCTGGTGCACGATGTGATGGACCGGGTGGGCCGCCGGGTGCCGGTGATCGGCAAGCTGGAGAAGCCGGAGGCGATCGACAACCTGGAGGCCGTGGTCCTGGCCTTCGACGCGGTGATGGTCGCGCGCGGCGACCTCGGTGTCGAGCTGCCGCTCGAGCAGGTGCCGATCGTGCAGAAGCGCGCCATCCAGATGGCGCGCGAAAACGCCAAGCCGGTCATCGTCGCCACGCAGATGCTGGAATCGATGATCGAAAACTCCCGCCCCACCCGCGCCGAGGCATCGGACGTGGCGAACGCGGTGCTCGACGGCGCCGACGCGGTGATGCTGTCGGGCGAGACCTCGGTGGGCAAGTACCCGATCGAAACGGTGCGCACGATGGCGCGCATCGTGCACGCGGTGGAGACCGAGTCGACCCGGGTGCCGCCGCTGACCCACGTGCCGCGCACCAAGCGGGGTGTGATCTCTTACGCGGCCCGCGATATCGGCGAGCGGCTCAACGCCAAGGCGCTGGTCGCGTTCACCCAGTCGGGCGACACGGTGCGCCGCCTGGCGCGGCTGCACACTCCGCTGCCGCTGCTGGCGTTCACGCCGCTGCCGGAGGTGCGCAGCCAGCTGGCGCTGACCTGGGGCACCGAGACCTTCATCGTGCCGACCGTCGACAGCACCGACGCGATGATCCACCAGGTGGATGTAGCACTTCTGTCGATGGAGCGATACCAGAAGGGGGACCTGGTTGTCATCGTGGCCGGGTCGCCGCCCGGTACCGTCGGGTCCACCAACCTGATCCACGTTCACCGAATCGGTGAGGAGGACCATTAG
- a CDS encoding TM2 domain-containing protein, producing the protein MTDPYQQNPGSGGPQYGPPGTGPDLTKPLEAQSQPQYNPPSDPYGQPQYGQPVDPYGQQPGGYPPAPYPGGPQGYNPNDPEAPWGRDPFGVPLSDKQKLIAGLLQIFLGGFGVGRFYLGYTGLGVAQLAVTIVTCGLGSIWGLIDGIMILVGKVPDSQGRPLRD; encoded by the coding sequence GTGACCGACCCTTACCAGCAGAATCCGGGTTCCGGGGGCCCGCAGTACGGCCCGCCCGGCACCGGCCCGGATCTGACCAAGCCGCTCGAGGCGCAGAGTCAGCCGCAGTACAACCCGCCGTCGGACCCGTACGGTCAGCCCCAGTACGGCCAGCCCGTTGACCCCTATGGTCAGCAGCCGGGTGGCTACCCACCGGCCCCGTACCCGGGTGGTCCGCAGGGCTACAACCCGAACGACCCGGAAGCGCCCTGGGGCCGCGACCCGTTCGGCGTACCGCTGTCGGACAAGCAGAAGCTGATCGCGGGTCTGCTGCAGATCTTCCTCGGCGGTTTCGGCGTCGGCCGCTTCTACCTCGGCTACACCGGCCTGGGCGTCGCCCAGCTGGCGGTCACCATCGTGACCTGCGGCCTCGGCAGTATCTGGGGCCTCATCGACGGCATCATGATCTTGGTCGGCAAGGTGCCGGATTCGCAAGGCCGCCCGCTGCGCGACTGA
- the lgt gene encoding prolipoprotein diacylglyceryl transferase, which translates to MLAYLPSPAQGVWQIGPFPLRAYALCIILGIVVAIWWGERRWRARGGQPGAILDVAMFAVPFGLVGGRLYHVATDWQKYFGADGNPVDALKIYQGGLGIWGAVLLGGVGAWIGCRVYRIPLPALGDAVAPPILLAQAIGRLGNYFNQELYGRETDLPWGLEIYRRVGDDGRLDMMNGVSTGVVEKIVHPTFLYELLWNVLVVVLLVLVDKRFRIGHGRLFALYVAGYCFGRFFIELMRADEATKIAGIRINSFTSAVVFLGAIAYFVFATKGRETPEQLQPGASPRPWPWQIRALRAAGAASAEKSPDAAAFETDAAASETDAAASERPVSDAESGATESGGQSEAEAAGAGTESTETAPKKVDSEKSASEKSASEKSASEKSASDNS; encoded by the coding sequence GTGCTGGCCTACCTCCCCAGCCCCGCGCAGGGCGTGTGGCAGATCGGGCCGTTCCCGCTGCGGGCGTACGCCCTGTGCATCATCCTCGGCATCGTCGTCGCGATCTGGTGGGGCGAACGGCGTTGGCGCGCTCGCGGCGGGCAGCCCGGTGCGATCCTGGACGTCGCGATGTTCGCGGTGCCGTTCGGTCTGGTCGGCGGCAGGCTCTACCACGTGGCCACCGACTGGCAGAAGTACTTCGGCGCGGACGGGAATCCGGTCGACGCGCTGAAGATCTACCAAGGCGGGCTCGGTATCTGGGGCGCGGTGCTGCTGGGTGGCGTCGGCGCCTGGATCGGCTGCCGGGTGTACCGGATCCCGTTGCCCGCCTTGGGCGACGCGGTCGCCCCGCCGATCCTGCTGGCGCAGGCCATCGGCAGGCTCGGCAACTACTTCAACCAAGAACTCTACGGACGCGAGACCGACCTGCCGTGGGGCCTGGAGATCTACCGGCGGGTGGGCGACGACGGCCGGCTCGACATGATGAACGGCGTCTCCACCGGCGTGGTCGAGAAGATCGTGCACCCCACCTTCCTGTACGAGCTGCTGTGGAACGTGCTCGTCGTCGTGCTGCTGGTGTTGGTGGACAAGCGTTTCCGGATCGGCCACGGGCGGCTGTTCGCGCTGTATGTCGCGGGTTACTGCTTCGGCCGGTTCTTCATCGAGCTGATGCGCGCCGACGAGGCGACGAAGATCGCGGGTATCCGGATCAACTCGTTCACCTCCGCCGTCGTGTTCCTGGGCGCGATCGCCTACTTCGTCTTCGCGACGAAGGGCCGAGAGACGCCCGAGCAGTTGCAGCCCGGCGCGAGCCCGCGTCCGTGGCCGTGGCAGATCCGTGCGCTGCGTGCCGCGGGAGCGGCGTCGGCCGAGAAGTCCCCGGACGCTGCCGCGTTCGAGACCGATGCTGCCGCGTCCGAGACCGATGCCGCCGCGTCCGAGCGCCCGGTGTCCGATGCCGAGTCCGGCGCGACCGAATCGGGCGGGCAATCCGAGGCAGAGGCTGCCGGGGCCGGAACCGAGTCCACCGAAACCGCGCCGAAGAAGGTGGATTCGGAGAAGTCGGCCTCGGAGAAGTCGGCCTCGGAGAAGTCGGCCTCGGAGAAGTCGGCCTCGGACAACAGCTGA
- the trpA gene encoding tryptophan synthase subunit alpha, producing the protein MSQQSRLANTFAACRAEGRAALIGYLPAGYPDLAGSIEVVRTMVEAGCDIIEVGVAYSDPVMDGPTIQAAAEQALRGGVRVRDVFTVVEAITGAGGKAVVMSYWNPVLKYGVDSFARDLAAAGGAGIITPNLIPEEADDWFVASSTHNLDRIFLVAPSSTEERLVKTLEASRGFVYAASTMGVTGARDAVSSAAPALCARIRSHSDIPIGVGLGVRSGEQAAEIASYADGVIVGSALVSAAGRGLDAVRALTAELARGVRSATVAS; encoded by the coding sequence GTGAGCCAGCAATCCCGCCTGGCCAACACCTTCGCCGCCTGCCGCGCCGAGGGCAGGGCGGCGCTGATCGGTTACCTGCCCGCGGGCTACCCGGACCTGGCCGGCTCCATCGAGGTCGTGCGCACGATGGTCGAGGCCGGATGCGACATCATCGAGGTCGGCGTCGCCTACTCCGATCCGGTGATGGACGGCCCGACCATCCAGGCCGCGGCCGAGCAGGCGTTGCGCGGCGGCGTGCGGGTGCGCGACGTGTTCACCGTGGTCGAGGCGATCACCGGCGCGGGCGGCAAGGCCGTCGTGATGAGCTACTGGAATCCCGTACTCAAGTACGGCGTCGACAGCTTCGCGCGGGATCTGGCCGCCGCGGGCGGCGCGGGCATCATCACCCCGAACCTGATCCCGGAGGAGGCCGACGACTGGTTCGTCGCCTCGTCCACGCACAACCTGGACCGCATCTTCCTGGTCGCGCCGTCGTCCACCGAGGAGCGCCTGGTGAAGACGCTCGAGGCCAGCCGCGGTTTCGTGTACGCGGCCTCGACCATGGGCGTCACCGGCGCGCGCGACGCGGTGTCCTCGGCAGCGCCCGCGCTGTGCGCCCGCATCCGGTCCCACTCCGACATCCCGATCGGCGTCGGCCTCGGTGTTCGCTCGGGCGAGCAGGCCGCCGAGATCGCCTCCTACGCCGACGGTGTCATCGTCGGTTCGGCGTTGGTGAGTGCGGCGGGCCGCGGACTGGACGCGGTGCGGGCACTCACCGCGGAACTGGCTCGAGGCGTGCGGTCGGCGACCGTCGCGTCGTAG
- the trpB gene encoding tryptophan synthase subunit beta, with translation MGVTALPRASDGIAQRSGHEPDAGGHFGVYGGRHVPEALMAVIEEVTAEYEKSRLDESFLNELDRLQRDYTGRPSPVFECTRLSEHAGGARILLKREDLNHTGSHKINNVLGQALLAKRMGKTRVIAETGAGQHGVATATACALLGLDCVVYMGAVDTARQALNVARMRLLGAEVISVTSGSQTLKDAINEALRDWVTNADDTYYCFGTAAGPHPFPMLVRDFQRIVGMEARAQVQASTGGLPDAVVACVGGGSNAIGIFHAFLDDADVRLIGYEAAGDGVDTGRHAATFTGGTPGAFQGAYSYLLQDEDGQTIESHSISAGLDYPGVGPEHAYLKDIGRAEYRPVTDSEAMDALLLLSRSEGIIPAIESAHAVAGALQLGKELGPGAVILVNLSGRGDKDMDTAARWFGLFGAENEPQEADR, from the coding sequence ATGGGCGTGACGGCACTACCCCGGGCCAGTGACGGCATCGCCCAGCGCAGCGGCCACGAGCCGGACGCGGGCGGGCACTTCGGCGTCTACGGCGGCAGGCACGTCCCCGAGGCGCTGATGGCCGTGATCGAGGAGGTCACCGCCGAGTACGAGAAGTCACGGCTCGACGAGTCCTTCCTCAACGAGCTCGACCGGCTCCAGCGCGACTACACCGGCCGTCCGTCGCCGGTGTTCGAGTGCACGCGGCTGTCGGAGCACGCGGGCGGCGCCCGCATCCTGCTCAAGCGCGAAGACTTGAACCACACCGGATCGCACAAGATCAACAACGTGCTCGGTCAGGCATTGCTCGCCAAGCGGATGGGCAAGACCAGGGTGATCGCCGAGACCGGCGCGGGCCAGCACGGCGTCGCGACAGCGACCGCCTGCGCCCTGCTCGGGCTGGACTGCGTCGTCTACATGGGCGCGGTCGACACGGCGCGCCAGGCGCTGAACGTGGCGCGCATGCGCCTGCTCGGCGCGGAGGTGATCTCGGTGACGTCGGGTTCGCAGACTCTCAAGGACGCCATCAACGAGGCGCTGCGCGACTGGGTGACCAACGCCGACGACACCTACTACTGCTTCGGCACCGCGGCGGGTCCGCATCCGTTCCCGATGCTGGTGCGCGATTTCCAGCGCATCGTCGGCATGGAGGCCCGCGCCCAGGTCCAGGCCTCGACCGGCGGGTTGCCCGACGCGGTCGTCGCCTGTGTCGGCGGCGGTTCCAACGCCATCGGCATCTTCCACGCGTTTCTCGACGACGCCGACGTGCGGCTGATCGGCTACGAGGCGGCCGGTGACGGCGTCGACACCGGGCGGCACGCGGCCACGTTCACCGGCGGGACGCCGGGCGCGTTCCAGGGCGCCTACTCCTACCTGCTGCAGGACGAGGACGGCCAGACCATCGAGTCGCATTCGATCTCGGCGGGCCTGGACTACCCGGGCGTCGGCCCCGAGCACGCCTATCTCAAGGACATCGGCCGTGCCGAGTACCGGCCGGTCACCGACAGCGAGGCGATGGACGCGCTGCTGCTGCTCAGCCGCAGCGAGGGCATCATCCCCGCGATCGAGTCGGCGCACGCGGTGGCGGGCGCGCTGCAACTGGGCAAGGAACTCGGCCCGGGCGCGGTCATCCTGGTGAACCTCTCGGGCCGGGGCGACAAGGACATGGATACGGCAGCGCGGTGGTTCGGGCTGTTCGGCGCCGAGAACGAGCCGCAGGAGGCCGACCGGTGA